One Rhinolophus sinicus isolate RSC01 linkage group LG06, ASM3656204v1, whole genome shotgun sequence DNA window includes the following coding sequences:
- the LOC109439439 gene encoding olfactory receptor 5J3, which translates to MAEVNCTFVTEFILLGLTERAELKVVLFVLVLLIYTISLVGNLGMLLLIQMTPKLQTPMYHFLSCLSFVDACYSSVFAPKMLLNFFAERETISFSACIVQYFLFVSLLTSEGFLLAAMAYDRYMAIVNPLLYTVAMTKIVCVAMVIGSCIGGLINSLTHTIGLVKLSFCGPNVISHFFCDLPPLLKLSCSDTSMNELLLLIFSGIIAMITFLTVMISYVFIVAAILRIRSAAGRHKAFSTCASHLTAVTLFYGSISFSYIQPSSQYSLEQEKVVSVLYTLVIPMLNPLIYSLRNKEVKNAVKRAVEIKCTPS; encoded by the coding sequence atggcTGAAGTTAATTGTACATTTGTTACTGAGTTTATCCTTTTGGGACTGACAGAGCGTGCTGAACTGAAAGTGGTCCTCTTCGTGTTGGTTCTGCTTATCTATACCATTTCCTTGGTGGGGAATCTAGGAATGCTCCTTCTAATCCAAATGACTCCCAAACTCCAAACACCAATGTATCACTTCCTTAGCTGCCTCTCTTTTGTGGATGCCTGCTATTCGTCAGTCTTTGCACCCAAAATGCTGCTGAACTTCTTTGCTGAACGGGAGACAATCtcattttctgcatgtattgtGCAATATTTCTTATTCGTGTCACTCCTTACCAGTGAGGGCTTCTTGCTGGCAGCAATGGCTTATGACCGCTATATGGCCATCGTGAACCCTTTACTTTACACAGTGGCTATGACTAAGATAGTTTGTGTTGCCATGGTCATTGGATCGTGTATAGGAGGTTTAATCAACTCATTGACACATACAATTGGCTTGGTGAAATTGTCTTTCTGTGGGCCCAACGTCATCAGTCACTTTTTCTGCGACCTGCCCCCACTATTGAAGCTGTCATGTTCTGACACATCCATGAATGAATTGTTGCTTTTAATCTTCTCTGGCATTATTGCCATGATCACGTTCTTGACTGTGATGATCTCCTACGTCTTCATTGTCGCAGCCATCCTGAGGATCCGCTCAGCAGCAGGCAGACACAAAGCTTTCTCCACCTGTGCTTCACATCTAACAGCTGTGACTCTATTCTATGGCTCTATAAGCTTTAGTTACATTCAACCGAGCTCCCAATATTCCTTAGAACAAGAAAAAGTGGTATCCGTGCTTTACACCCTGGTGATTCCTATGTTAAACCCATTGATTTATAGCCTAAGAAACAAGGAAGTGAAGAATGCTGTGAAAAGGgctgtagaaataaaatgtactcCTTCTTAA
- the LOC141572461 gene encoding olfactory receptor 5T17-like — translation MKNVTEVTIFVLTGFTDKLELHFMLFLLFLAVYLFTLIGNLGMVVLVIGDSRLHNPMYCFLSVLSSVDACFSSVITPNMLADFMSKNKTISLLGCATQMFLAVTFGTTECFLLAAMAYDRYVAIYNPLLYSVSMSPRVYVPLIIASYVGGILHASIHTVATFSLSFCASNEIRHVFCDIPPLLAISCSDTHTNQLLLFCFVGSIEIVTILIVLISYGFILSAILRMRSAEGRRKVFSTCGSHLTGVSIYHGTILFMYVRPSSSYALDHDMIVSTFYSIVIPALNPIIYSLRNKDVKEAMKR, via the exons ATGAAGAATGTCACTGAAGTTACTATATTTGTACTGACGGGCTTCACAGACAAGCTTGAACTGCACTTCATGTTATTCCTCCTGTTCCTAGCAGTTTACCTGTTTACTCTGATAGGAAATTTAGGAATGGTTGTATTGGTCATTGGGGATTCTCGGCTTCACAACCCCATGTACTGTTTTCTGAGTGTGTTATCATCTGTGGATGCCTGCTTTTCCTCAGTAATTACCCCCAATATGTTAGCAGATTTTAtgtcaaagaataaaacaatttcacTCCTTGGATGTGCAACACAGATGTTTCTCGCTGTTACTTTTGGGACCACAGAGTGTTTTCTCTTGGCTGCAATGGCATATGATCGCTATGTAGCAATCTACAACCCTCTCCTGTACTCAGTTAGCATGTCACCCAGAGTCTACGTGCCGCTCATCATCGCCTCCTATGTTGGTGGCATTTTGCACGCTTCCATACACACAGTGGCTACATTTAGCCTCTCCTTCTGTGCATCCAATGAAATCAGACATGTCTTTTGTGACATCCCTCCTCTCCTTGCTATCTCTTGCTCTGACACGCACACAAACCAGCTTCTCCTCTTCTGCTTTGTGGGCTCTATTGAGATAGTCACTATCCTGATCGTCCTGATCTCCTATGGTTTCATTCTGTCGGCCATTCTGAGGATGCGTTCTGCTGAGGGGAGGAGAAAAGTCTTTTCTACATGTGGCTCTCACCTAACTGGAGTGTCCATTTACCATGGAACCATCCTCTTCATGTATGTGAGACCAAGTTCCAGCTACGCTTTGGACCACGACATGATAGTGTCGACATTTTACTCCATTGTGATTCCCGCGCTGAATCCCATCATCTACAGTTTGAGGAACAAAGATGTAAAAGAGGCAATGAAAAGA TGA